The Kocuria sp. TGY1127_2 genome includes a window with the following:
- a CDS encoding mannitol-1-phosphate 5-dehydrogenase, translating to MKALHFGAGNIGRGFVGVLLHEAGYELVFADVAQPLIDSLNAQQSYTVHEVGNEPRDIEVTNFSGVNSADDPDALIEHIRTADIVTTAVGPTVLKIIAPAIAKGLRARAESGEGKVAVMACENAINATDGLAEAIREVYPQADDVAIFANTAVDRIVPNQAPGQGLDVTVETYHEWAVNSVPFDGRTPDIPGVTWVEDLAPYITRKLFTVNTGHAATAYFGYGAGISKISDALEDTDVRAKVESVLAETKLLLVEKFGFAPEVQQSYVDKILTRFTNPHLPDTVERVGRAPLRKISRNERFVGPAAELAENGHSAEALVSAIGAALAFDVPEDPESVELRRRLADARGNRSATDSLVAELTGIEPSHPLFTALSEAFSQA from the coding sequence ATGAAAGCCTTGCATTTCGGCGCCGGAAACATCGGGCGCGGATTCGTCGGCGTCCTGCTCCACGAGGCCGGCTACGAATTGGTCTTCGCGGATGTAGCCCAACCGCTGATCGATTCACTCAACGCCCAGCAGTCTTACACCGTTCACGAGGTCGGCAACGAACCCCGCGATATTGAGGTGACCAATTTTTCCGGAGTCAACTCTGCTGATGACCCGGACGCATTGATCGAGCACATCCGCACCGCGGATATCGTCACGACGGCAGTCGGCCCCACGGTCCTCAAGATCATCGCCCCCGCCATCGCCAAAGGCCTCCGGGCACGCGCCGAATCGGGCGAGGGCAAGGTAGCCGTGATGGCATGCGAGAACGCGATCAACGCGACCGACGGTCTCGCCGAGGCGATTCGAGAGGTCTATCCGCAGGCGGACGACGTCGCTATTTTCGCAAATACCGCGGTCGACCGTATCGTGCCGAATCAAGCACCCGGTCAAGGACTCGATGTCACCGTGGAGACTTATCACGAATGGGCCGTGAACTCGGTTCCGTTCGATGGACGGACCCCAGACATTCCGGGAGTCACCTGGGTGGAGGACCTGGCCCCGTACATCACGCGCAAGCTCTTCACTGTCAACACGGGGCACGCCGCGACCGCCTACTTTGGCTATGGAGCGGGAATCTCCAAGATCTCTGACGCTCTGGAGGATACTGACGTGCGTGCCAAAGTCGAGTCCGTGTTGGCGGAGACCAAGCTGTTGCTCGTCGAGAAGTTCGGATTCGCGCCCGAGGTGCAACAGTCCTATGTGGACAAGATCCTGACACGGTTCACGAATCCGCACCTGCCGGACACGGTTGAGAGAGTCGGTCGCGCGCCGCTGCGCAAAATCTCTCGAAACGAGCGCTTCGTCGGACCGGCCGCGGAGCTTGCCGAAAACGGTCATTCCGCTGAGGCACTGGTCTCGGCGATCGGCGCGGCCCTTGCATTCGACGTTCCCGAGGACCCTGAATCCGTTGAACTGCGTCGCCGGTTGGCCGACGCGCGCGGTAACCGTTCGGCCACGGATTCGTTGGTTGCCGAACTGACCGGCATCGAACCGTCTCACCCGCTGTTCACGGCGCTGTCCGAGGCTTTCTCGCAGGCGTGA
- the glmS gene encoding glutamine--fructose-6-phosphate transaminase (isomerizing), translating into MCGIVGYVGEPGSAERQYYALDVVLEGLRRLEYRGYDSAGVAVVSGNRVDYRKKAGKVAALDAELESNPLPEAMLGIGHTRWATHGGPTDANAHPHVVDHGRLAVVHNGIIENFSELRSELVGKGYDFVSETDTEVAATLLADYYNNDAEGDLTTAMRMTCRRLDGAFTLLAVHQDHEDRIVAARRNSPLVIGLGKNENFLGSDVSGFIDYTKQAVEMGNDQIVTVTAASYEITDFDGNPAEGKPFEVKWDATQAEKGGFSSFMAKEIHDQPAAVRDTLLGRLDEKGRLTLDELHIDEAVLRSVDKIVVIACGTAAYAGHVARYAIEHWCRIPTEVELAHEFRYRDPIVNEKTLVVALSQSGETMDTLMAIRHAREQGAKVIAICNTNGSSIPRESDASLYTHAGPEIAVASTKAFLAQITAAYLLGLYLAQLRGNMYSDEVVEILDELQNMPEKVQQVIDGEKQVQDLGIQMKDASSVLFLGRHVGFPVALEGALKLKEIAYIHAEGFAAGELKHGPIALIEEGQPVFVIVPSPRGRDSLHAKVVSNIQEIRARGAITIVIAEEGDEDVKQYANHIIYVPQAPSLMQPLLATVPLQIFASSLAGAKGYDVDQPRNLAKSVTVE; encoded by the coding sequence ATGTGTGGAATCGTTGGATATGTAGGCGAGCCCGGCTCGGCCGAACGTCAGTACTATGCGCTCGACGTTGTTCTCGAGGGGCTTCGCCGGCTTGAGTACCGCGGATACGACTCAGCCGGTGTGGCCGTCGTCTCGGGAAATCGGGTCGACTACCGCAAGAAGGCGGGCAAAGTCGCCGCCCTGGACGCGGAGCTGGAATCCAATCCGCTCCCTGAAGCCATGCTCGGTATCGGGCATACCCGCTGGGCAACCCACGGTGGGCCCACGGACGCGAACGCGCATCCGCATGTCGTCGACCACGGTCGTTTGGCCGTAGTCCACAACGGCATCATCGAAAACTTCTCCGAGCTCCGTTCGGAGCTGGTCGGCAAGGGCTATGACTTCGTGTCGGAAACGGACACGGAGGTCGCCGCCACCCTTCTGGCCGATTACTACAACAATGATGCCGAAGGCGATCTCACGACGGCTATGCGCATGACTTGCCGTCGGCTCGACGGGGCGTTCACCCTGTTGGCCGTCCACCAGGACCACGAAGACCGGATCGTCGCCGCTCGGCGCAATTCCCCGCTGGTTATCGGCCTGGGCAAGAACGAGAATTTCTTGGGCTCGGATGTATCGGGTTTCATCGATTACACCAAGCAGGCCGTGGAAATGGGCAACGACCAGATCGTGACCGTCACCGCCGCCAGCTACGAGATCACCGACTTCGACGGCAACCCGGCAGAAGGCAAGCCTTTTGAGGTCAAATGGGATGCCACGCAGGCTGAGAAGGGCGGTTTCTCGTCCTTCATGGCCAAGGAAATTCACGATCAGCCCGCCGCTGTTCGCGACACCCTGCTGGGTCGCTTGGACGAAAAGGGCCGCTTGACCCTTGATGAACTCCATATCGACGAGGCTGTGCTCCGGTCCGTGGACAAGATCGTCGTGATCGCTTGCGGAACCGCGGCATACGCTGGTCATGTTGCACGGTACGCGATCGAACACTGGTGCCGTATCCCTACCGAGGTCGAACTCGCTCATGAGTTCCGATACCGGGATCCGATCGTCAACGAGAAGACTCTTGTCGTTGCACTCTCGCAGTCGGGCGAGACGATGGACACGCTCATGGCCATTCGTCACGCACGCGAGCAGGGAGCCAAGGTCATCGCTATTTGCAACACCAACGGATCTTCCATTCCTCGTGAATCGGATGCCTCGCTGTACACCCACGCAGGTCCGGAGATCGCGGTCGCTTCGACCAAGGCCTTCCTTGCGCAGATCACCGCGGCTTACCTCTTGGGCCTTTATCTTGCCCAATTGCGCGGCAACATGTACTCGGATGAGGTCGTGGAGATCCTCGACGAATTGCAGAATATGCCCGAGAAGGTCCAACAGGTTATCGACGGCGAAAAGCAGGTCCAAGACCTGGGCATCCAGATGAAGGATGCCTCATCTGTCCTCTTCCTGGGACGACACGTCGGATTCCCCGTCGCACTCGAGGGCGCGCTTAAACTCAAGGAAATCGCGTACATCCATGCCGAAGGATTCGCCGCGGGAGAGTTGAAGCACGGCCCGATCGCCCTGATCGAGGAAGGGCAACCGGTCTTTGTCATCGTTCCCTCTCCTCGGGGACGCGATTCCCTGCATGCCAAGGTGGTCTCCAATATCCAGGAGATCCGCGCCCGCGGTGCCATCACCATCGTGATCGCTGAAGAAGGCGACGAAGATGTCAAGCAATATGCCAACCACATCATCTACGTACCCCAGGCGCCCAGCCTGATGCAGCCTCTGCTGGCCACTGTGCCGTTGCAGATTTTCGCCAGCTCACTTGCCGGAGCCAAGGGCTACGACGTCGATCAGCCGCGTAACCTCGCAAAGTCGGTGACGGTCGAGTAA
- a CDS encoding holo-ACP synthase: MIMGTGVDVVDIDRFAQILGRTPRLRERLFTEEERELPARSLAGRFAVREAVAKALHAPPGMIWRHCWIEKNRYGAPRLVVTGTIQETAERLGINRWHVSITHDGGVAMASVIAERLSGEELTVAQRLEEITWG, encoded by the coding sequence TTGATCATGGGAACCGGAGTGGACGTCGTTGATATCGATCGATTCGCCCAGATACTCGGGCGTACTCCTCGATTGCGTGAAAGACTTTTCACGGAAGAAGAACGGGAGCTCCCAGCGCGCTCGCTGGCCGGGCGTTTTGCCGTCCGGGAAGCGGTGGCCAAGGCGCTGCACGCACCCCCAGGAATGATCTGGAGACATTGCTGGATCGAGAAGAACCGGTATGGTGCGCCCCGGCTCGTGGTAACCGGGACCATCCAGGAAACCGCGGAGCGGCTCGGCATCAACCGCTGGCACGTGAGTATCACCCATGACGGCGGGGTGGCCATGGCCAGCGTGATTGCGGAACGCTTGAGCGGGGAAGAACTTACCGTAGCGCAGCGACTCGAGGAGATCACATGGGGCTGA
- a CDS encoding bifunctional ADP-dependent NAD(P)H-hydrate dehydratase/NAD(P)H-hydrate epimerase, whose amino-acid sequence MGLKTYTARQIQETEKPHVDAGVPLMERASHGLGETAARLLAERTGTVFGKHGLLLVGKGNNGGDALFAGAFLRSEGMKVTALLTEGDCHEQGRIAFEDAGGNIISLSSMPSADAVGVALEELKYADLIVDGILGTGGRGGLRGLAQEVVRGITAELTRTKGGTEAGPRKRPLVIACDAPSGLDATTGQVFGPVLPADITITFIGAKTGLVATPSRSLVGKIVVLDLGISDSLPESTVQVLQNSDFPAAWPLPREGDQKYSRGVLGTVVGSDEFPGAGLMCLRAAINAGTGMVRYTGGEFLAGTVAVSCPEAVRTESVGAHRVQAWAIGSGATGSDREHDIRDAIDSGLPLVADAAAIDILARDAADGVRASPHVLMTPHAGELAQALEWFSRLRTRGSSELAEAAEQSGWPREDFPEDGFPSRDHIEASPLVWARTAQKVLGGTILLKGATTVVAGPSTVWVHSGNSNWLSTAGSGDTLTGILGAGISALAARVENGDADSGDVDSWGRVAAAGLLVQRAMSTLYPGPVPPTVAAARIPEALGRLAGQ is encoded by the coding sequence ATGGGGCTGAAAACATACACGGCACGTCAAATCCAAGAGACCGAGAAGCCGCACGTAGACGCCGGGGTACCGCTCATGGAACGCGCGTCCCACGGTCTGGGGGAGACCGCGGCCCGACTACTGGCCGAGCGCACCGGGACGGTCTTCGGAAAGCACGGACTTTTGCTCGTCGGCAAGGGCAATAATGGCGGGGACGCGCTCTTCGCCGGAGCTTTTCTGCGGTCGGAAGGCATGAAAGTCACGGCACTTCTCACCGAGGGCGATTGTCATGAACAAGGACGCATCGCCTTTGAAGACGCCGGCGGGAACATCATCAGTCTTTCCAGCATGCCCTCGGCCGACGCCGTCGGAGTCGCTCTCGAGGAGCTGAAGTATGCGGACCTGATCGTCGACGGAATCCTGGGAACAGGCGGCCGAGGCGGTCTTCGGGGCCTGGCTCAGGAGGTTGTACGGGGCATCACTGCGGAGTTGACCAGAACTAAAGGGGGAACGGAAGCGGGCCCGCGGAAGCGGCCTTTGGTCATCGCATGCGATGCCCCCTCGGGACTGGACGCCACGACAGGGCAAGTCTTCGGCCCGGTTCTTCCCGCGGATATCACCATTACTTTCATCGGAGCCAAGACCGGGCTGGTGGCCACACCCTCCCGAAGCCTGGTCGGAAAGATCGTGGTGCTGGATTTGGGGATCAGCGACAGCCTCCCTGAATCTACGGTTCAGGTCCTGCAGAACAGCGATTTCCCGGCCGCTTGGCCCTTGCCACGCGAAGGCGATCAAAAATACTCTCGGGGCGTCCTGGGTACTGTCGTTGGGAGCGATGAATTCCCCGGCGCCGGACTCATGTGCCTCCGGGCGGCGATCAATGCGGGGACCGGCATGGTCCGTTATACCGGCGGTGAGTTCCTGGCCGGCACCGTTGCCGTCTCGTGTCCTGAAGCCGTAAGAACTGAATCGGTCGGGGCGCATCGCGTTCAGGCCTGGGCGATTGGCTCGGGAGCAACCGGCTCGGACCGAGAGCATGACATCCGTGATGCCATCGATTCCGGCTTGCCGTTGGTTGCCGACGCCGCCGCAATCGATATCCTCGCGAGGGACGCGGCCGATGGCGTTCGCGCGTCGCCGCACGTTCTTATGACCCCTCACGCAGGGGAGCTGGCCCAGGCTCTGGAATGGTTCTCGCGTCTGAGGACCCGAGGGTCTTCCGAGCTCGCGGAAGCGGCTGAACAGTCGGGATGGCCTCGCGAGGACTTCCCGGAGGATGGTTTTCCATCGCGAGATCACATCGAGGCATCGCCGCTCGTCTGGGCCCGGACCGCGCAGAAGGTTCTCGGAGGAACGATCTTGCTCAAAGGCGCCACCACGGTCGTCGCCGGGCCCAGTACGGTGTGGGTGCATTCGGGAAATAGCAACTGGCTCTCGACGGCAGGATCGGGGGACACCTTGACGGGAATCCTGGGGGCGGGAATCTCAGCTTTGGCCGCACGCGTGGAAAACGGGGACGCTGATTCTGGCGACGTCGATTCTTGGGGACGCGTAGCCGCCGCGGGGCTGCTGGTGCAGCGGGCCATGAGCACCCTGTACCCGGGGCCCGTGCCGCCGACGGTTGCGGCTGCCAGGATTCCAGAGGCCCTGGGCCGGTTGGCCGGTCAGTAG
- a CDS encoding sugar transferase, whose amino-acid sequence MTTYPGLSAPKKTTVQRMSWNNKAVKALSLTDAAAIAIAVLSAQFLRFGRDGSELLPFRGNDSIAYGIISFLLGTTWWIAMWLGGARDSRILGAGNDEYRKVISSSLWVFAGIAILAYACKAQLARGYVLIAAPLGIVLLLVLRLMFRRWIVRRRHDGGALIRVLIIGDAESTAHLVGTMERARNYGYVPAGVYFAGLPDAEKLASHGNVPILGYSPNPVKIMEVVREHAIDVVAMSTGHLIWPRNMRKLGWLLAEERVGLMMAPALTDIAGPRFHTQPLNGLPLIHVSAPRMGGPAAFTKRALDILGSAAGLLVLSPLLMCLAVMVKIDSPHGPILFSQKRVGHRGRTFSMFKFRSMVPNAEELKAQLLEQNQGQGVLFKMVNDPRVTRMGRFMRRYSLDELPQLWNVLIGDMSLVGPRPPLDDEVQRYEEDVHRRLLVKPGITGLWQVSGRSNLSWEESTRLDLYYVENWSVIGDLIVLCKTARAVVGKDGAY is encoded by the coding sequence ATGACTACGTATCCGGGCTTGAGCGCGCCCAAAAAGACGACCGTCCAAAGAATGTCGTGGAACAACAAGGCCGTGAAGGCATTGTCCCTGACAGACGCCGCTGCGATAGCGATCGCCGTGCTCTCGGCTCAATTTCTACGATTCGGTCGGGACGGCTCCGAACTACTTCCGTTCAGGGGCAACGATTCCATCGCGTACGGAATCATCTCGTTCCTGTTGGGCACGACCTGGTGGATAGCGATGTGGCTGGGCGGGGCCAGGGATTCACGCATTCTCGGCGCGGGCAATGACGAATACCGGAAAGTCATCTCATCCTCGTTGTGGGTATTCGCGGGAATTGCCATCCTCGCCTATGCGTGTAAGGCTCAGTTGGCTCGGGGGTACGTGCTGATTGCTGCGCCCCTGGGCATTGTTCTTCTTCTCGTTCTACGTCTGATGTTTCGTCGCTGGATAGTCCGTCGGCGTCACGACGGCGGTGCGTTAATTCGAGTTCTCATCATCGGTGACGCCGAGTCCACGGCTCATCTGGTTGGCACCATGGAGCGAGCAAGAAATTACGGATACGTTCCAGCAGGCGTTTATTTCGCGGGCCTTCCGGATGCCGAGAAATTGGCATCCCACGGCAACGTCCCAATTCTCGGATACAGTCCCAACCCGGTTAAGATCATGGAGGTTGTGCGAGAACATGCCATTGACGTGGTGGCCATGTCCACCGGCCATCTCATATGGCCCCGAAATATGCGCAAGCTGGGCTGGCTGCTCGCGGAGGAACGCGTCGGTTTGATGATGGCTCCCGCACTGACCGATATTGCGGGACCACGTTTTCACACCCAGCCCCTCAATGGTCTGCCCCTGATTCACGTATCGGCGCCGAGAATGGGTGGTCCAGCAGCATTCACCAAGAGGGCCTTGGACATCCTGGGAAGCGCTGCGGGGCTCTTGGTCCTCTCACCGTTACTGATGTGCTTGGCAGTGATGGTCAAAATCGATTCGCCGCACGGCCCCATCCTCTTCTCTCAGAAACGCGTCGGCCACCGGGGTCGGACCTTCTCAATGTTCAAATTTCGGTCCATGGTCCCTAACGCTGAAGAGCTCAAGGCGCAGCTCTTGGAGCAGAACCAAGGTCAGGGCGTCCTCTTCAAGATGGTCAACGACCCTCGAGTAACTCGCATGGGCAGGTTCATGCGCCGGTATTCGTTGGACGAACTCCCGCAATTGTGGAACGTGCTGATCGGCGACATGTCCCTGGTCGGCCCCCGGCCACCGCTGGACGATGAAGTCCAGAGATATGAGGAAGACGTTCATCGACGACTCCTGGTCAAACCGGGCATCACCGGTCTCTGGCAAGTATCAGGGCGCTCGAACCTGTCCTGGGAGGAATCGACGCGTTTGGACCTATATTACGTCGAGAACTGGTCGGTCATCGGGGACCTGATCGTCCTCTGTAAAACGGCCCGGGCCGTCGTGGGGAAAGACGGCGCCTACTGA